From Nocardioides faecalis:
CCGCCGCCAGCCTGGCCGCCGCCGTACCCACCGCCGCCGCCGGAGCGGGACGCGCGGGTGACCTTGGCGGTCGCCCAGGTGAGCGAGGGGCCGACCTCGTCGACCTGCAGCTCGTGGACGGTGCGCTTCTGGCCCTCACGGTCCTCGTACGAACGCGACACGAGTCGGCCCTGGACGATGACGCGCATGCCCTTCTGCAGGGACTCCGCGACGTTCTCGGCCGCCTGGCGCCAGATCGAGCAGCGCAGGAACAGGGTCTCCTGGTCCTTCCACTCATTGGTCTGGCGGTCGAACTGCCGCGGGGTCGAGGCCACCGTGAAGTTGGCGACCGCGGCACCGGACGGAGTGAAACGCAGCTCCGGGTCGTCGGTCAGGTTGCCGATAACGGTGATGACGGTGTCGCCAGCCATGGTGGTCTCCTGGTGAAGGTGGGTGCTGAGGGCCGATCCGGCTCATGCCGGGTCGATGGCCCCCATCGTGACGTGGAGTGCCGACGGAAACCATCGGCTGTCCACAGGCACGGATCCGGGGATCCTCAGACGGTGGGTCGCAGGACCTTCGTGCGCAGGATGGCCTCGTTGAGGCCCAGCTGGCGGTCGAACTCGTCGACGGTCGCCGGCTCTGCGGTCAGCTTGATGATGGCGTAGATGCCTTCGGCGTTCTTCTTGATCTCGTACGCCAGGCGTCGCTTGCCCCACACGTCGACGTTGTCGACGGTGCCGCCGTCATTGCGGACGACGTTCAGGTACTTGTCGAGCGACGGCTGGACCGTCCGCTCGTCGAGGCTCGGGTCGAGGATGACCACGACTTCGTAGTTGCGCAAAGCGGTCTCCACCTCCTCTGGACTCAGCGGCCGCGGACTTTCCACGGCAGGAGGGCTCTGCAGGCCCTTCCGCATCGTGCGGTCGGACCGTCGTACGGCGCCTGTCGGCACCGGACAGGAGAGGTTAACAGCGCGGCGCGCGGGCGACCGAATCCCCGACGGAGGCAGCGGAGCAGTGCCCGGCCGTTGCTCCCCTACTCGAACACCACCGGGTTCGGCACCTGGCTCTCGCCGACGACGAGGACGGCGTTGGCGCCGGTGAGGCCGGCGGGCAGGTCGATGCCGACGACGGCGCAGACCTCGTCGTCGCCGAGGGTCCACCGACCCTCCAGGGAGCCGATCAGCTCGTCCTCGGGCGAGTACACCTCGACGGTGAACTCCGTGCCGTCGGACAGTCCGATGACCCGGAAGTGGGCGAAGACGGTGCCGGGCAGGCTGACGCCGGAGAGGCGCTGCGGGTTCTGCAGGGTGCTGGGGGTGGCGCAGTCGGAGACGCCGTCGACGCTCCACCCGGCGCCGCCGGCGGAGGCGGTGCCCATCGGGTCGGCGGGCGGGTCGGGCATCTCCTCGTAGTACGGCGAGACGTAGTCGGGGTCGCCGCCGTCCTTGGCGATGTCGATGATCTTCGCGGCCAGGTTGGCGGGCCGGATCCGCGCCGAGCCGCCGGTGAACGCGCCGCCCTCGCCGCTCTGGCCCACGGTCGCCTCGGTGACCACGGCGGTGTTGATGCCCACGAGCCGGCCGTCCTCGTCGATCGAGGCGCCACCGGAGTTCCCGGACCCGATCCGGATGTCGGAGTCGATCCAGGCGCGCGACGACTCGACGGCCGCCTCCTTGAGGAAGGTCGACACCACGCCGCGGGTGACGGTCAGAGCCCGGTCCAGGCCGTCGTCGGAGGCGACGTGGGCGACCGCGGGGAAGCCGAGCGCGGTGATCTCGTCGCCGGTGCGCAGCTCGTCGCTGTCGGCGAGCTCGATCGGCTGCGGCAGGTCGAGGTCGCCGTCCTCGATCGGGTCGCCCTGGGCGTCACCGGTGATCTTGAGGACCGCGAGGTCCAGGACGCCGTCGGCGACGATCGCCTCCGCGCTGTACGACGCCGCGGCCGGCGAGTCGTCCTTCTCCGAGGTCAGCGCGATGAGCAGACCCGCCGGGTCCTGCGCGGGCGGGTACTGGCCCGGGGCGCTCGGCTTGCCCACGTGCGCGTTGGTCAGGATCAACCCGTCGGAGCTGATGATCGTGCCCGAGCCGGTGTAGAGCGGCTGCCCGCTCGGATCGACCGCGACGACGAGCACGCTGGCCAGCTTGGCGCGGTCGAGCTCGGCGTCGGTCAGGCCCTCGCCGACCGTCGGGCCCGTGCCCTTGTCATCGTCACCTCCGTTGAAGGCGACCAGCCCGACCGCCAGGCCGGCCGCGGCGACGATCAGGCCGAGCGCCACCACGAACGATGTCGCCGTCCGGCGGCGCTTCGTCCGGGCGAGCGACTTCTGCGCCGCGCCGGCCGCGACCACCGGCACGACCTCGAGCTCCACGCCCGCGGTCGGGTGGCCGAGCATGAAGGTCGTCGGCTCCTCCACCTTCCGCGTGACGATCTTGTCCTCGTCCACGTAGGTGCCGGCGGTCGAGCGGTCGACGTACCACCAGCCGTTGGGGCGCCCCTCGATGACACCGTGCAGCCGGGAGACCGACGGGTCGTCCACGACGACCTCACCGGCGGGGTCGCGGCCGATGCGGACCACCGAGCCGGGCGGGAAGCGCCGGGGCCCGGTCGGCGTGCGCACCAGCAGCCCGGGGCCCGGGGCGGGACCGCCGCCGACCGGTCCGGCGCCGGGCAGCACGGTCTGCGCCAGCCCGGGCGGCGGGAACCCACCGGGCACCGGGACGGCCGGACGGGGCGCCGCAGCGGCCGGGGTGAGCACCAGCTCCTCACCGTCGGTGGAGCCGAAGCGGAGCGCGGTGCGACCGCTGAGCCGGACCTCGCTGACCCGCACCGGCCCCTGCCAGGTGCCGGAGGAGGAGCCGACGTCGACGAACACCCAGCCGGAGCCGTCGGAGCGCAGCTCGCCGTGACGACGCGAGACCGACGGCCCGCGCAGCACGATGTCGGAGCCGGGATCGCGCCCGATGGTGACCACGCGGGGTGCCTCGAAGGTGAAGTTCTGGCCGCCGAGGGCCACGTGGAGGGTGCTCACGGGCGCTGACGCTAGCCGTCGCCGGAAGCCGCGTCAGCCAACCCAGGCACCAAGCACGCGTGTCGCGCCCCGCTCCTACGATGGCGCCATGACCCAGCTGCACATCGGAGCCCACGTCGACCAGACCGATCCGATCGGCGAGGCCGCGGCCCGGCAAGCGCCGCTCGTGCAGTTCTTCCTCGGCAACCCGCAGTCGTTCAAGGGCCCCGTCGTGGCCTACGAGGGCGGCGCCGAGGCGCTGCGTGCCGACGCGGAGGCGGCGGGCGTGGCGCTCTACGTGCACGCGCCGTACCTGATCAACGTCGCGACCACGAACAACCGTCAGCGCATCCCCAGCCGCAAGCTGCTGCAGCAGCACATGGACGCCGCCGCCGAGATCGGCGCCAAGGGCCTGATCGTGCACGGCGGCCACGTGCGCGACGAGGACGACCCGGCCAAGGGCTTCGACAACTGGCGCAAGGCGGTCGAGGCCACCGACATCAAGGTGCCGCTGCTCATCGAGAACACCGCCGGCGGCACCAACGCGATGACCCGCTACCTGGACCGGATCAAGGGGGTGTGGGACGCCATCGCCTCCGCCGAGGGCGCCGACATGGTCGGCTTCTGCCTCGACACCTGCCACGCGCACGCCGGCGGCAACGCACTGGAGACGATCGTGGACGACGTCCGTGCGATCACCGGCCGCATCGACCTGGTCCACGCCAACGACAGCCGCGACGCCTTCGACTCCGGCGCAGACCGGCACACCAACTTCGGCGCCGGCAAGATCGACCCCGAGCTGCTCGCCCAGGTGGTCCGCGACGCCGGTGCGCCGGTCGTGTGCGAGACCCCCGGCCCCGCCGAGGCACACCTGGCGGACTTCGCCTGGCTGCGCGAACGGATCGGCTGAGCCCCAGCCTGCGACCAGCCCAGTTCAGCCAGTCAGCACCGTCAGCGGCAGCCCGCGACACGGTACGACGCCAGGCTGCTCGCCGGCTTGGGCGGGGCCGGCCACCAACCGCCCCGGAGGCACCCGGGGGTCGGCGGAGAGCACGACCCGGTTCGCCTGGTTGACCACGGTGGCACCGGCGGCGCGCACCGCCGGCAGCATCAGCGACTCGAACGTGTCGAGCAGCGTGTCGGCGCCCACCACCCCGACCGCGGCGCCGGCCACCAGCACCGGCGTGGTCGTGGTCAGCATGGACTCGTCGCTGCACACGTAGTCCACGTAGGGCCCCGTCACGTGCACCCGCCCGGTGGCGATCGGCCGGTGGAACCACTCCAGCCGGCTGTAGTCGAGCGGGTCGCCGGAGCCGGAGACCGTCGACTGCGCCAGCAGCTGCTGCTCCTCGCCCTGCCACCAGGCCAGGTAGAGGTGCTGGTCGGCGAGGAACCCGGGGGCGGCGACGAAGCCGCCGCCGAAGAGGGGCAGCCGGTGCAGCATCGCGCGGGTGGGCGGTCCGGCCACGGCGACGATGTCGGCCGCCGTGGGGCGCTCCCCCGTGGCGCCGGTGCCGACGCCGGCGCAGACGTCGACGAGACGCTCGGCCAGGACGTCGAGCTCGGCGACCACCCGGGAGAAGTAGTCCTCGATCTCCCGGGCGCACGCCCGAGCCGCGGCCCGGACCGGTCCGCTCTCCTCGACCAGCGTCGACCCCATGGACGACTCCTTCCGCGCCCCGGTGACCCCGGGGTCCTCCTGCTACCGAAACGGCCGCACGGACCCGCTGTCAAGGAGTCCTGTCGCGCCAGGTGCCGGGCGAGGTCTCAGGGGGCGTCCGGGTTCGCGGCGTGCAGCAGGGCGAGGGCGTCGAGCGCCCCACCCAGCTGGCGTCGTACGGCGCCGCGGGCCGCGTCGCCGTCGTGGGCCCGCAGCGCGGCGAACAGCTCGGTGTGGCAGGCGCGGGTGAACTCCTGGAAAGCCGCCGTGCCCAGCGGCTGGCGCAACAGCGCACCGAAGTCGGCCTCGAGCGCGACCACCTGGCGGGTCATCCGCGCCGACTGGCTCAGCGCGGCCAAGGAGAGGTAGAGCTCGGCGTCGGCGTGGCGCCAGTGGCCGGGGTCGTCGTCACCGGGGGCGGGCAGCAGCGACTCCAGCACGTCGACGTCCCCGGCGTCGGCCCGCTCGGCGGCGACCTCGGCGCAGCCGGTGAGCAGCACCATGTGCAGGGTGCCGCGGTCGTGCAGCTCCACCAGCGACATGCTCCGCAGCCGCGCGGTCTGCGCCGCCACGTCGTGCACGCCCACCCGGGTGACGTAGCTGCCGCCGTTGCGGCCCCGCACGGTGGCGATCAGGCCCGCCGAGCGCAGCGCGACCAGGGCCTCGCGGGCGGTGACCGTGGCGACGCCGAGCATCGCGGCCAGCTCGGCCTCGCTCGGCAGCCGCTCGCCGTCGCGCAGCACCCCGGAGCGGATGGCGTCGGCGAGGCGCTGCTCGACCTGCGTGGCGCGGCCGACCTCCTCCAGCGGCGCGAAGATCGCGCTGCGGGTGCGGGTGCCGTGCCGGGCGCTGCGGCGGGCGGGGCGTGCCGGGGGGCCGGCGGGGGCGCCTCGTGTGCCAGGAGCAGGAGCTGTGGCAGCCGCGGTGGCCCTCGTCGCGGCCGGCCGGACGGCGTCGTCGGCGGTCACAGAAACGTTACCGAAGCGACCCTGGACATATAACATATGGAACCATAGTTTTCAGGTGTGACCCAATCCACGCCCGCGGCATCGAGCCCCGCCACCGAGCCCCGGGCGGGACGCACGGAGGCTCCGCGGGCCGGCGCCGACACGGGGGGCGTGGTCCCCGCGATCCGGCTGCGCGGGCTGGTCAAGCACTTCGCGGAGGTGGCCGCGGTCGACGGCATCGACCTCGACATCGCCGACGGCGAGTTCTTCTCGATGCTCGG
This genomic window contains:
- a CDS encoding cache domain-containing protein; the encoded protein is MGSTLVEESGPVRAAARACAREIEDYFSRVVAELDVLAERLVDVCAGVGTGATGERPTAADIVAVAGPPTRAMLHRLPLFGGGFVAAPGFLADQHLYLAWWQGEEQQLLAQSTVSGSGDPLDYSRLEWFHRPIATGRVHVTGPYVDYVCSDESMLTTTTPVLVAGAAVGVVGADTLLDTFESLMLPAVRAAGATVVNQANRVVLSADPRVPPGRLVAGPAQAGEQPGVVPCRGLPLTVLTG
- a CDS encoding single-stranded DNA-binding protein, which gives rise to MAGDTVITVIGNLTDDPELRFTPSGAAVANFTVASTPRQFDRQTNEWKDQETLFLRCSIWRQAAENVAESLQKGMRVIVQGRLVSRSYEDREGQKRTVHELQVDEVGPSLTWATAKVTRASRSGGGGGYGGGQAGGGQAGGGQGGGGYGGQGGGGSRPSGGGDPWGGGSSAGGGSNSGGGAPAGDPWAAPGVSGSDEPPF
- a CDS encoding FadR/GntR family transcriptional regulator, with the translated sequence MTADDAVRPAATRATAAATAPAPGTRGAPAGPPARPARRSARHGTRTRSAIFAPLEEVGRATQVEQRLADAIRSGVLRDGERLPSEAELAAMLGVATVTAREALVALRSAGLIATVRGRNGGSYVTRVGVHDVAAQTARLRSMSLVELHDRGTLHMVLLTGCAEVAAERADAGDVDVLESLLPAPGDDDPGHWRHADAELYLSLAALSQSARMTRQVVALEADFGALLRQPLGTAAFQEFTRACHTELFAALRAHDGDAARGAVRRQLGGALDALALLHAANPDAP
- a CDS encoding deoxyribonuclease IV codes for the protein MTQLHIGAHVDQTDPIGEAAARQAPLVQFFLGNPQSFKGPVVAYEGGAEALRADAEAAGVALYVHAPYLINVATTNNRQRIPSRKLLQQHMDAAAEIGAKGLIVHGGHVRDEDDPAKGFDNWRKAVEATDIKVPLLIENTAGGTNAMTRYLDRIKGVWDAIASAEGADMVGFCLDTCHAHAGGNALETIVDDVRAITGRIDLVHANDSRDAFDSGADRHTNFGAGKIDPELLAQVVRDAGAPVVCETPGPAEAHLADFAWLRERIG
- the rpsF gene encoding 30S ribosomal protein S6, with protein sequence MRNYEVVVILDPSLDERTVQPSLDKYLNVVRNDGGTVDNVDVWGKRRLAYEIKKNAEGIYAIIKLTAEPATVDEFDRQLGLNEAILRTKVLRPTV
- a CDS encoding FHA domain-containing protein, producing MSTLHVALGGQNFTFEAPRVVTIGRDPGSDIVLRGPSVSRRHGELRSDGSGWVFVDVGSSSGTWQGPVRVSEVRLSGRTALRFGSTDGEELVLTPAAAAPRPAVPVPGGFPPPGLAQTVLPGAGPVGGGPAPGPGLLVRTPTGPRRFPPGSVVRIGRDPAGEVVVDDPSVSRLHGVIEGRPNGWWYVDRSTAGTYVDEDKIVTRKVEEPTTFMLGHPTAGVELEVVPVVAAGAAQKSLARTKRRRTATSFVVALGLIVAAAGLAVGLVAFNGGDDDKGTGPTVGEGLTDAELDRAKLASVLVVAVDPSGQPLYTGSGTIISSDGLILTNAHVGKPSAPGQYPPAQDPAGLLIALTSEKDDSPAAASYSAEAIVADGVLDLAVLKITGDAQGDPIEDGDLDLPQPIELADSDELRTGDEITALGFPAVAHVASDDGLDRALTVTRGVVSTFLKEAAVESSRAWIDSDIRIGSGNSGGASIDEDGRLVGINTAVVTEATVGQSGEGGAFTGGSARIRPANLAAKIIDIAKDGGDPDYVSPYYEEMPDPPADPMGTASAGGAGWSVDGVSDCATPSTLQNPQRLSGVSLPGTVFAHFRVIGLSDGTEFTVEVYSPEDELIGSLEGRWTLGDDEVCAVVGIDLPAGLTGANAVLVVGESQVPNPVVFE